In Rattus norvegicus strain BN/NHsdMcwi chromosome 1, GRCr8, whole genome shotgun sequence, a genomic segment contains:
- the Saa4 gene encoding serum amyloid A-4 protein precursor, translating to MRFVTVIILCSLFLGVSGDGLFSFFKEAIQGTWDLCRAYRDNLRANHQNSDQYFYARGNFEAQQRGSGGVWAAKIISTGRKYFQGLMNRYYFGIRDHGLESLQSTQKAEEWGRSGKDPNHFRPEGLPEKY from the exons TGGGAGTCAGTGGTGATGGCTTGTTTTCATTCTTCAAGGAAGCCATACAAG GGACTTGGGACTTGTGCAGAGCCTATCGGGACAACCTAAGAGCTAACCACCAAAACTCAGACCAATACTTCTATGCTCGTGGGAACTTCGAGGCCCAACAAAGGGGGTCTGGGGGCGTCTGGGCTGCTAAAATAATCAG CACTGGCAGGAAGTACTTCCAGGGCCTCATGAACCGGTATTATTTTGGAATCAGGGACCATGGGTTGGAAAGCCTGCAGTCTACTCAGAAAGCCGAGGAATGGGGCCGCAGCGGCAAAGACCCCAACCACTTCAGACCCGAGGGCCTTCCTGAGAAGTACTGA